From Plasmodium yoelii strain 17X genome assembly, chromosome: 11, a single genomic window includes:
- a CDS encoding CLAMP domain-containing protein, putative — protein sequence MEEKDVKFFTYIDIRKKDMRKIITMCNKKKQKKILIKKLKMNFGEKYIKINENKKKTFLRINNFLPVGINNEQTIEEIENDQENFRKVWMEKNTTTCLYDLSLYNIDKMKKKKMKKIVTDLFYNTLIYCIGINLSIREISTFLSIQKYIFLKLVNGYENIINLFLQFKNIILKHSINRKPNYIKIFSYSSTKLLIKYSINNFFKKFAFYKFIFNPIYKINFECQTNQIFDFGICDDQLYDIRDTEKSNDNIKIYNFESPEELDRVKHLVKLNVGNVTNFENKNNDNFENKNNDNFEKEFQNYLDKYNIKKGLNIFEVNKCKTDKNLQKVFNSIKKKSDYPTKFCENCQAQKKKNLEKDISKEQLIKKVNNLYNDLEERVITRLNILLGN from the exons ATGGAAGAAAAAGATGTAAAATTCTTTACCTACATagatattagaaaaaaagatatgcggaaaattataacaatgtgtaacaaaaaaaaacaaaaaaaaattttaattaaaaaattgaagATGAATTTtggagaaaaatatataaaaataaatgaaaataaaaaaaaaacatttttaagaATTAATAACTTTTTACCTGTCGGAATAAACAATGAACAAACAATTGAGGAAATAGAAAATGATCAAGAAAATTTTAGAAAAGTTTGGatggaaaaaaataccaCAACTTGTTTATATgatttatcattatataatatagacaaaatgaaaaaaaaaaaaatgaaaaaaatagtaacggatttattttataatacattaatttattgtATAGGAATAAATTTGTCTATTCGTGAAATATCTACATTTTTGTCTATacaaaaatacatttttttaaagctTGTAAATggttatgaaaatataataaatctttttttacaatttaaaaatattatcctAAAACATTCTATTAATAGAAAACcgaattatattaaaattttttcatattcatcAACCAagttattaattaaatattcaattaacaatttttttaaaaaatttgcattttataaatttatatttaatccaatttataaaataaattttgaatGTCAAACTAATCAAATATTTGATTTTGGTATATGTGATGATCAACTTTATGATATTAGGGATACGGAAAAATCAAATGacaacataaaaatttataattttgaaagcCCTGAAGAGCTTGATCGAGTCAAGCATTTAGTAAAac TTAACGTAGGAAATGTaacaaattttgaaaataagaATAATGATAactttgaaaataaaaataatgataactTTGAAAAAGAGTTTCAGAATTATCTGGATAAATATAACATCAAGAAGGGTCTCAACATTTTTGAAGTTAATAAATGTAAAACGgataaaaatttacaaaaggTATTTAatagtattaaaaaaaaatccgATTACCCAACAAAATTTTGTGAAAATTGTCAAgcccaaaaaaaaaaaaatttagaaaaagaCATATCCAAAGAACAGCTCATAAAAAAG gttaataatttatataacgATTTAGAGGAAAGAGTCATTACTCGATTAAACATTCTTTTGGGAAATTGA
- a CDS encoding FAD/NAD-binding cytochrome reductase, translating into MNYRISNMFAIFSSNFLMSIIVVTISIILVIWGKSKWNKKKELFLLYSKKHEYEEIDVKLKSDENKKFLNGKNKTLKLKDVITLTDTVKIYIFSYPSEYDDFGLGICKHIKFSGLNIQGKIKGKWNNNDDREKDLSEIFRSYTPVYINKKKKQIHFIIRIYKEDEHFIDGGKMSSQLDKLRNKSKINITGPFGLIEYKGNNEFSYLSKSIKIKKHIVMIAGGTGMTPFFRLINHLLLTKKTNIEDEPIYITFIYANRNEQEILLKPVFDEYDANFENFKKVYSIDKCLDSTLKDTVDNIGYINIDLLKKYVLKYEKLNIPIKNSDTLVLTCGPPPMTSLLNVLLKEEMKMENVIIL; encoded by the exons atgaattacAGGATTAGTAACATGTTTGCAATTTTCTCATCGAACTTTTTAATGTCAATAATAGTTGTGActatttctataattttagTTATTTGGGGAAAAAGTAAATGGAATAAAAAGAaagaattatttttgttatattctaaaaaacaTGAATATGAAGAAATAGACgtaaaattaaaaagtgatgaaaataaaaaatttttaaatggaaaaaataaaacattaaaATTAAAGGATGTAATAACATTAACAGATacagtaaaaatatatattttttcttatccAAGTGAATATGACGATTTTGGTTTGGGGATATGTAAGCATATAAAATTTAGTGGCTTAAATATAcaaggaaaaataaaagggaaatggaataataatgatgatagaGAAAAAGATTTATCGGAAATTTTTAGAAGTTATACAcctgtatatataaataaaaaaaaaaaacaaattcattttataattcgtatatataaagaagatGAACATTTTATAGATGGTGGAAAAATGAGTTCTCAACTGGATAAATTGcgaaataaaagtaaaataaatataacagGGCCATTTGGATTAATTGAATATAAAGGGAATAATGAATTTTCTTATTTGTCAAAgtctattaaaattaaaaaacatatagtTATGATTGCTGGTGGTACTGGAATGACTCCATTTTTTCGATTAATAAATCATTtgttattaacaaaaaagaCAAATATAGAAGACGAGCCTATTTACATAACctttatatatgcaaaccGAAATGAGCAAGAAATTTTACTTAAACCAG TTTTCGATGAATATGATGCAAATTTTGAAAACTTCAAAAAAGTTTATAGCATAGACAAATGTTTAGATAGTACACTGAAAGACACTGTTGATAATATaggatatataaatatagacttattaaaaaaatatgttttaaaatatgaaaaattaaatataccTATTAAAAATAGCGATACACTAGTTTTAACATGCGGCCCCCCACCTATGACATCCTTACTAAATGTGTTATTAAAAGAAGAaatgaaaatggaaaatgTCATAATTCTTTAG
- a CDS encoding ribosomal protein L10 encodes MPKSKRNIAISLTKVKKKLNKKELKDQKLSELKKYASTQNVYIYALDIRTHSNNNLKKVIEYFKPSGGKFFIGKNKLMKLALGDDEKDEIKPNISKISELLVGNRILLITKDEPLKVIKFFNEFQPEEYIIHGNISKENVILKCGDVLNVPVSMQKDLQKLKVNFDIVDQKIIIKEDKVLAEKDKLVSLESAKLLRMLNMKIGKFDISVLAYWHLNNFVSLMHK; translated from the exons ATGCCAAAATCAAAGAGAAACATAGCTATATCCTTAActaaagttaaaaaaaagttaaataaGAAAGAGCTTAAAGACCAGAAACTTTCAGAACTTAAGAAATATGCAAGCACTCAAAATGTTTACATTTACGCCTTAGATATAAGAAcccattcaaataataatctCAAAAAGGTTATTGAATATTTTAAGCCATCGGGGGGAAA attttttattggaaaaaataaattaatgaaaCTAGCTCTTGGAGATgatgaaaaagatgaaattAAACCAAACATTTCCAAAATATCAGAG CTACTTGTAGGAAATCGAATTCTTTTAATAACAAAGGATGAACCATTAAAAGttatcaaattttttaaCGAGTTTCAACCAGaagaatatattatacatggAAATATATCTAAAGAAAATGTTATCCTAAAATGTGGAGATGTTTTAAATGTCCCTGTTTCTATGCAAAAGGatttacaaaaattaaaGGTGAACTTTGATATTGTTGAtcagaaaattataataaaggAAGATAAAGTATTAGCAGAAAAAGATAAACTTGTAAGCTTAGAAAGTGCCAAATTATTAAGAATGCTAAATATGAAAATCGGAAAATTTGACATTTCTGTTTTAGCTTATTGGCACTTAAACAATTTTGTTTCATTAATGCACaagtaa
- a CDS encoding alanine--tRNA ligase, putative: MIICSFIILFLYIFLNTNKQVTLGIRINKAFKITDKYQPRKKKNDSSNSYVPNKILFIDEKKKYNLSVHVKRGKNRYLKIREQINEYMLFNHINPKLQNIGFATKFTCKYNLNRGHINSIFNFIYLLKGNNPKKYFITNTHKMNKSDNNSLKRYNAENEETGYLHTDKNNENGEINGQNIGNKQNEYKYMTSEQVRNNFINYFKNKNHTVVDSASVIPYNDNTLLFTNAGMNQFKKIFLGNVDKNSDLGKLKRCVDTQKCIRAGGKHNDLDDVGKDVYHHTFFEMLGNWSFGDYFKEESIEYAWDLLTNVYKINPDRLYVTYFGGDKNLPSCPPDLEAKKIWSKYLDEKRILPFGMKDNFWEMAETGPCGPCSEIHYDRIGNRDASDLVNKDDPSVLEIWNIVFMQYNKDENKNMNKLPSPCIDTGMGLERITSILQNVQSNYDTDLFTPIFKQIKEIFNNSIPSYQGKINEEDPDKIDYAYRVISDHIRCATIAISDGCIPSNEGRNYVIRRIIRRAVRVGKQVFNIKSNVLWFYKLVDSVCKILGNCFKDLQNEEKVNYIKNVIMQEELIFNKTLEKGVDQFNKIIKKCHQNPSNSNNLFSGKDAFDLYTSYGFPIDLIEIMCEEKNVKLNMEEFNTLFKKHQLISDTNNFKINKVIDLPVEKAHEIKCKYNVLPTIDYHKYNWNNTFEDIKSKEENKNNLRLKSSVQIIYDGNFLDELVYTDNETKEPSSCEKTENEQKKYALILKETNFYYENGGQIYDTGFIQNESMKFQVLNVQKMNDYILHIGVLLSGSIKKNDVIETVVDFERRKLIACNHTATHLLNFALRKVLEDQMNQTKNKCDNKDENKKGSLEDSSAIKNKLEGNSSCNNNSNGSSIFNCEQKGSLVDDEKLRFDFSFIQNINMDVLNKIETEINNIVKEELDVSIKTMDLTESKKIKGIRAIFEEDYSDKVNVVFISKNADNVLNNLDINYTYLCSIELCGGTHIGNTKYIKEFIITSEESIGKGIHRINAVTNKKAEEINKKFDDLVAKYKHVFDDPNENKLTDVQNYKRILKEDKFLPLIKKNKILEDLEIIEKDIVEKKKNAQKELFNKAMGLGKLYATENKDNILLDIKLFTEINGNQKVLEKVGQAYTKANKNLSYFFIIHDENNTYCVLEIRDSLKGKEMQAETFMKQVMESVGGHSGGGKNKAFGSAGKDKGTAIKQAAEEVIKKYL, translated from the coding sequence ATGATTATTTGTTCGTTTATCATTTtgtttctatatatatttttgaacaCCAATAAACAAGTTACATTAGGAATTCGGATAAATAAGGCGTTCAAAATAACTGATAAATATCAACCacgtaaaaaaaaaaacgatagTAGCAACAGTTACGTACcgaataaaattttatttattgatgaaaaaaaaaaatataatttatcagTTCATGTTAAGAGGGGAAAAAATAGGTATTTAAAAATTCGTGAACAAATAAATGAGTATATGCTATTTAATCATATAAACCCCAAATTGCAGAATATTGGATTTGCAACAAAATTTACatgtaaatataatttgaataGAGGTCATATTAAtagtatatttaattttatttacttattaaaaggaaataatccgaaaaaatatttcataacAAACACAcacaaaatgaataaaagtGATAACAATAGTTTAAAAAGGTATAATGCAGAGAATGAAGAAACTGGATATTTACATACAGataaaaataacgaaaatGGTGAAATAAATGGTCAAAATATAGGAAATAAGCAAAACGAATACAAGTATATGACATCAGAACAAGTGcgaaataattttattaactattttaaaaataaaaatcataCAGTAGTTGATAGTGCATCCGTTATACCATATAATGATAAcactttattatttacaaatGCAGGTATGaatcaatttaaaaaaatatttcttgGAAATGTAGACAAGAATAGTGATTTAGGTAAATTAAAAAGATGTGTAGATACCCAGAAATGTATTCGAGCTGGAGGCAAACATAATGATTTAGATGATGTTGGTAAAGATGTATATCAtcatacattttttgaaatgCTTGGTAATTGGAGTTTTGGTGATTATTTTAAAGAAGAAAGTATTGAATATGCATGGGATTTATTGACAaatgtttataaaataaatcccGATAGGTTATATGTAACATATTTTGGGGGTGATAAAAATTTACCTAGTTGCCCACCAGATTTAgaagcaaaaaaaatatggtcAAAATATTTAGATGAAAAACGTATATTACCATTTGGTATGAAAGATAATTTTTGGGAAATGGCAGAAACAGGACCATGTGGCCCATGTTCAGAAATTCATTATGATCGAATTGGTAATAGAGATGCATCCGATCTTGTAAATAAAGACGATCCAAGTGTTTTAGAAATATGGAATATAGTATTTATGCAGTATAATAAAgacgaaaataaaaatatgaacaaattaCCATCCCCTTGTATTGATACAGGTATGGGATTAGAAAGAATAACATCGATTTTACAAAATGTTCAAAGTAATTATGATACTGATTTATTTACACCtatttttaaacaaataaaagaaatttttaataatagcATACCTAGCTATCAAGGAAAAATTAATGAGGAGGATCCAGATAAAATCGATTATGCATATAGAGTTATAAGTGATCATATCAGATGTGCTACTATTGCAATAAGTGATGGATGTATTCCTAGTAATGAGGGCCGAAACTATGTTATAAGAAGAATAATAAGAAGAGCAGTTAGAGTGGGCAAACaagtttttaatataaagAGTAATGTATTATGGTTTTATAAATTAGTTGATTCGGTTTGTAAAATATTAGGAAATTGCTTTAAAGATTtacaaaatgaagaaaaggttaattatatcaaaaatgttattatgCAAGAGGAGTTAATATTTAACAAAACGTTAGAAAAGGGTGTTGaccaatttaataaaattattaaaaagtgTCACCAAAATCCAAGCAATAGTAATAACCTTTTCAGTGGGAAAGACGCATTCGATTTATATACCTCTTATGGTTTTCCAATCGATTTAATCGAAATTATGtgtgaagaaaaaaatgttaaattgAATATGGAAGAATTTAATACATTGTTTAAAAAACATCAGCTAATTTCCGATAcgaataattttaaaataaataaagttatCGATTTACCAGTAGAAAAGGCAcatgaaataaaatgtaaGTATAACGTTTTACCTACAATAGAttatcataaatataattggaaCAATACTTTTGAGGACATCAAAagtaaagaagaaaataaaaataacctAAGGTTGAAATCATCCGTTCAGATTATTTATGATGGTAATTTTTTAGATGAACTAGTTTATACTGATAACGAAACAAAGGAACCTTCTTCATGTGAAAAAACAGAGAATGAACAAAAGAAATATGCATTAATCTTGAAGGAAAcgaatttttattatgaaaaCGGTGGTCAAATATATGATACTGGATTTATTCAAAATGAATCTATGAAATTTCAAGTATTAAATGTGCAAAAAATGAACgattatatattacatattggGGTTCTCCTAAGTGGGTCCATCAAAAAAAACGATGTAATAGAAACAGTTGTCGATTTTGAAAGAAGAAAACTTATAGCTTGTAACCACACAGCTACTCATTTGTTAAATTTTGCCTTAAGAAAGGTTTTAGAAGATCAAATGAATCAAACAAAAAACAAATGCGATAATAAGGATGAAAACAAAAAGGGTTCTTTAGAAGATTCTAGTGCAATTAAGAACAAATTAGAAGGAAACTCATCATGcaataataattcaaatgGAAGCTCAATTTTCAATTGCGAACAGAAGGGTTCTTTGGTTGATGATGAAAAACTGAGATTTGATTTTTCGTTCattcaaaatataaacatgGATGTACTAAACAAGATTGAAactgaaataaataatattgtaAAAGAAGAATTGGATGTATCAATTAAGACTATGGATTTAACtgaaagtaaaaaaataaaaggaatTCGAGCAATTTTTGAAGAAGATTATTCAGATAAagtaaatgttgtttttataAGTAAAAATGCTGATaatgtattaaataatttagataTTAATTATACTTATCTTTGTTCAATTGAATTATGTGGAGGAACCCATATTggaaatacaaaatatattaaagaaTTTATCATTACTTCAGAGGAAAGCATAGGTAAGGGAATTCATCGAATCAATGCagttacaaataaaaaagcagaagaaattaacaaaaaatttgATGATTTAGTTGCTAAATATAAACACGTTTTTGATGAcccaaatgaaaataaattaacagATGTACAAAATTACAAAAGAATTTTAAAAGAAGATAAATTTTTACCgcttattaaaaaaaataaaatattagaagATTTAGAAATAATTGAAAAAGATATtgtcgaaaaaaaaaaaaatgcacaaAAGGAATTGTTTAATAAAGCAATGGGTTTAGGCAAGTTATATGCTACAGAAAATAaggataatattttattagatataaaattatttactgAAATAAATGGGAATCAAAAAGTCTTAGAAAAAGTTGGTCAAGCATATACTAAGGCTAATAAGAATTTaagctatttttttatcattcatgatgaaaataatacttattGTGTTCTTGAAATAAGAGATTCCTTGAAAGGTAAAGAAATGCAAGCAGAGACCTTTATGAAACAAGTAATGGAATCAGTAGGAGGTCACTCCGGTGGAGGAAAAAACAAAGCATTTGGTTCCGCGGGAAAGGATAAAGGTACAGCAATCAAACAAGCTGCAGAAGAAGTGATTAAGAAATACCTATAA
- a CDS encoding secreted ookinete protein, putative, which produces MGNIKELFIFFCFLSVVFPLIYCGKDNEKKIHFKIELLDNDFLLSNEHLKKEKSIFQSGNKLKIKTFEKIQGNVLERAIVVEQVNKLKSGNVEENDISLEDSSDDNTDSNNDANKNKMKVISSEESVENDIHMLRKVYQKILPDTTTTYCYIRYTFNLNLEKLSESNKSEIFKGIDNSLDYTSFLPKDKMNVTESILENEYTNIDKSEGSNDSIISNLELINGDIETENTNEEYIKTIDDIIDYFDDNNDTLSIPIPIKNKLISEKKNLIEYNQSKKYEGPEITKEDMETIGFYEMLKMLKNSFFMTKNLKSLSQNLNEKKDNEIDIDDIFINSIINIFGCYETLKKNNKIDSIFMSIENKNNINRYAEIHDHSFSNKSPRRSILNESFMDINEDAGECESFLKSILQNKIFENDSRASENEQNMSFDTEMSNQEGTEENDLKSDDSFDNSSNINILKPSVRKSYNTSNNFDYNNNGNTEELSTMEEIHTDLGDIESFAELSDKMRNDDILDESDENDDEGSNEESIENNEESEDYSANDEEDSEDEDYTDVDEDYTDVDEDYTDVDDDNSDEDENDEDENDETDIFAKEDADKNDMNRTVDSDGYDENGNFVEEDDEDDDDDKYSNTPWHDDYDNTVFEREYEARKNRMVDYDGYDENGNFVEEDDEDDDDDKYSNTPWHDDYDNTVFEREYEARKNRMVDYDGYDENGNFVEEDDEDDDDDDKYSNTPWHDDYDNTVFEREYEARKNRMVDYDGYDENGNFVEDEDDAIKRTKEIKIEDVVGSLLRAGTKKIKGLGKTDTAKKIKKNMSISNLSGKVNGIMGNIKNATKKTISKPKKEISNSINNIKRNGENIVDKTKKEIKKNTNNLKVSTINGMDNIKNQATQGINKLKNGMEKNVNAIKETSKSFSDKATKAGKSSINQLKNKAKSGIKSIKKSGNKIVNKVVKGSKDNVNKLENKANKGVETIKEKTENAIDQVVKVVKDGADKLEKEAKKGVEAVKEKSENAVDKVTKAAKDNEDKLKKEAKKGIESVKVKTENAVDKVTKVAKDNGDKLKKEAQKGVEAVKVKTENAVDKAVKVVKDGANKLENETKKGVETVKAKTENAVDKAVKVVNDGANKLEKEAKKGVETVKAKTENAVDKAVKVVNDGANKLEKEAKKGVETVKAKTENAVDKAVKVVNDGANKLEKEAKKGVEAVKVKTENAVDKAVKVVKDGTNKLENEAKKVANEIKTKGDKVIDNAEKSAKNITGKVSTETKNTLENITKEVEKGVKDNKTGIKTSSTNLENNKNGNINKTNEGLNKEKNTTKTKDVLPASPPKGAKSTPVNKNSKSKSSLLSISDEINEEPLNKEKIKKEINKIDKEYKKLKKMEKKLNEELKNPSPSDKQIIHEFDEYEKTVEKKNKKL; this is translated from the coding sequence ATGGGTAATATTAAAgagttgtttatttttttttgctttttgtCTGTTGTTTTTCCTTTAATTTATTGTGGAaaagataatgaaaaaaaaattcatttcAAAATAGAGCTACTTGATAACGATTTTCTACTATCAAATGAGCACttaaagaaagaaaaaagcATATTTCAAAGtggaaataaattaaaaataaaaacctTTGAAAAAATTCAAGGAAATGTCCTTGAGAGAGCCATAGTTGTAGAACAAGTGAACAAACTAAAAAGTGGCAATGTGGAAGAGAATGATATAAGTCTAGAAGATTCAAGTGATGATAATACAGATTCTAACAATGACgcaaacaaaaataaaatgaaagtTATTTCATCTGAAGAATCTGTAGAAAATGATATTCATATGTTACGTAAggtttatcaaaaaatattgcCGGATACAACGACTACTTATTGTTATATTAGATACACATTTAATCTTAATTTAGAGAAATTAAGTGAAAGTAATAAAAGTGAGATATTTAAAGGAATAGATAACAGTTTAGATTATACATCTTTTTTACCAAAAGATAAAATGAACGTTACAGAATCTATACtagaaaatgaatatacaaatatagataaatccGAGGGTTCTAATGATTCTATTATATCAAATTTGGAACTAATAAATGGTGATATCGAAACGGAAAATACTAACGAAGAATACATTAAAACTATTGATGATATTATTGACTAttttgatgataataatgatacgTTAAGTATACCGATAcctattaaaaataaattaataagtgaaaaaaaaaacctaATCGAATATAATCAGTCCAAAAAATATGAAGGTCCTGAAATAACCAAAGAGGATATGGAAACTATTGGATTTTATGAAatgttaaaaatgttaaaaaattcattttttatgacAAAAAACCTAAAAAGTTTATCACAAAATCTAAATGAGAAAAAAGATAATGAAATCGATATTGAtgacatttttataaattcaattattaacatatttgGCTGTTATGAGacgttgaaaaaaaataataaaatagattCTATTTTCATGagtattgaaaataaaaataatataaacagATATGCTGAAATACATGATCATAGTTTTTCTAATAAGTCACCTAGACGCAGCATATTGAATGAGAGTTTTATGGATATTAATGAAGATGCCGGAGAATGCGAATCCTTTTTAAAAtcaattttacaaaataaaatatttgaaaatgaTTCAAGAGCTTCAGAGAACGAACAAAACATGAGTTTTGATACGGAAATGAGTAATCAAGAAGGTACTGAAgaaaatgatttaaaatCAGACGATTCATTTGATAATAgttcaaatataaatatacttaAACCAAGTGTTAGAAAATCATACAATACTTCTAACAATTTCGATTACAATAACAATGGTAATACAGAAGAATTAAGTACCATGGAAGAAATACACACTGATTTAGGGGATATCGAATCATTTGCAGAACTATCTGATAAAATGAGAAATGATGATATATTAGACGAGagtgatgaaaatgatgatgaaGGTAGTAACGAAGAAAgtatagaaaataatgaagaatCTGAAGATTATAGCGCTAACGACGAAGAAGATAGCGAGGATGAGGATTATACTGATGTAGACGAGGACTATACTGATGTAGATGAGGATTATACTGATGTAGATGATGATAATAGTGATgaagatgaaaatgatgaagatgAAAATGACGAAACTGATATATTTGCAAAAGAAGACgcagataaaaatgatatgaATAGGACGGTAGATTCCGATGGTTATGATGAGAATGGTAATTTTGTCGAAGAGGACGAtgaagatgatgatgatgataaatattcaaataCTCCTTGGCATgatgattatgataatactGTATTTGAAAGAGAATACGAAGCTAGAAAAAATAGGATGGTAGATTATGATGGTTATGATGAGAATGGTAATTTTGTCGAAGAGGACGAtgaagatgatgatgatgataaatattcaaataCTCCTTGGCATgatgattatgataatactGTATTTGAAAGAGAATACGAAGCTAGAAAAAATAGGATGGTAGATTATGATGGTTATGATGAGAATGGTAATTTTGTCGAAGAGGACGAtgaagatgatgatgatgatgataaatattcaaataCTCCTTGGCATgatgattatgataatactGTATTTGAAAGAGAATACGAAGCTAGAAAAAATAGGATGGTAGATTATGATGGTTATGATGAGAATGGTAATTTTGTCGAAGATGAAGATGACGCTATAAAGCGTACTAAAGAAATTAAAATAGAAGATGTTGTAGGTTCCTTATTAAGAGCAggtacaaaaaaaataaaaggttTAGGAAAAACTGATActgcaaaaaaaattaaaaaaaatatgagtATTAGTAATTTATCAGGAAAAGTTAATGGAATTATGGGAAATATTAAGAATGCAACGAAAAAGACTATTAGTAAGCCCAAAAAGGAAATCTCAAAtagtattaataatattaaaagaaatgGGGAAAATATAGTTGATAAAActaaaaaggaaataaaaaaaaatacaaataatctTAAAGTAAGCACAATAAATGGAATGGATAATATCAAAAACCAAGCAACACAAGGTATTAATAAACTAAAGAATGGAATGGAAAAGAATGTTAATGCAATTAAGGAAACAAGTAAAAGTTTTTCTGATAAAGCTACGAAAGCAGGGAAAAGTAGCATTAATCAACTTAAAAATAAAGCTAAAAGTGGCATTaaaagtattaaaaaaagcggaaataaaattgttaataaaGTAGTGAAAGGAAGTAAAGATAATGTAAATAAACTTGAAAATAAAGCAAACAAGGGAGTTGAAacaattaaagaaaaaactGAAAATGCCATAGATCAAGTTGTAAAAGTAGTAAAGGATGGCGCAGATAAACTTGAAAAAGAAGCAAAAAAGGGAGTTGAAGCAGTTAAAGAAAAGAGTGAAAATGCTGTAGACAAAGTCACTAAGGCCGCAAAAGATAACGAAGATAAACTTAAAAAAGAAGCAAAAAAGGGAATTGAATCAGTTAAAGTAAAAACAGAAAATGCTGTAGACAAAGTTACTAAAGTTGCAAAAGATAACGGAGATAAACTTAAAAAAGAAGCACAGAAGGGAGTTGAAGCAGTTAAAGTAAAAACTGAAAATGCTGTAGACAAAGCTGTAAAAGTAGTAAAGGATGGAGCAAATAAACTTgaaaatgaaacaaaaaagGGAGTTGAAACAGTTAAAGCAAAAACCGAAAATGCTGTAGATAAAGCTGTAAAGGTAGTAAATGATGGAGCAAATAAACTTGAAAAAGAAGCAAAAAAAGGAGTTGAAACAGTTAAAGCAAAAACCGAAAATGCTGTAGACAAAGCTGTAAAAGTAGTAAATGATGGAGCAAATAAACTTGAAAAAGAAGCAAAAAAAGGAGTTGAAACAGTTAAAGCAAAAACCGAAAATGCTGTAGACAAAGCTGTAAAAGTAGTAAATGATGGAGCAAATAAACTTGAAAAAGAAGCAAAAAAAGGAGTTGAAGCAGTTAAAGTAAAAACTGAAAACGCTGTAGATAAAGCTGTAAAAGTAGTAAAGGATGGTACAAATAAACTTGAAAATGAAGCAAAAAAAGTGGCTAACGAAATTAAGACAAAAGGTGATAAGGTTATAGATAATGCTGAAAAATCTGCAAAAAATATCACGGGAAAAGTTTCGACTGAAACAAAAAACACTCTAGAAAATATTACAAAAGAAGTAGAAAAAGGAGTAAAGGATAACAAAACAGGAATTAAAACTTCTAGCACAAATTTagagaataataaaaatggtaatataaataaaactaatgaaggattaaataaagaaaaaaataccaCAAAAACAAAGGATGTATTACCTGCATCCCCCCCAAAAGGTGCTAAAAGTACTCCAGTAAATAAAAACTCCAAAAGTAAATCATCCTTATTAAGTATATCTGATGAAATTAATGAAGAACccttaaataaagaaaaaataaaaaaggaaataaataaaattgataaagaatacaaaaaattgaaaaaaatggaaaaaaaattaaatgaagaATTAAAGAACCCCTCTCCTTCAGACAAACAAATAATTCATGAATTTgatgaatatgaaaaaacagttgaaaagaaaaataaaaaattataa